Proteins co-encoded in one Plasmodium sp. gorilla clade G2 genome assembly, chromosome: 9 genomic window:
- a CDS encoding phosphoglycerate kinase: MLGNKLSISDLKDIKNKKVLVRVDFNVPIENGIIKDTNRITATLPTINHLKKEGASKIILISHCGRPDGLRNEKYTLKPVAETLKGLLGEEVLFLNDCVGKEVEDQINAAKENSVILLENLRFHIEEEGKGVDANGNKVKANKEDVEKFQNDLTKLADIFINDAFGTAHRAHSSMVGVKLNVKASGFLMKKELEYFSKALENPQRPLLAILGGAKVSDKIQLIKNLLDKVDRMIIGGGMAYTFKKVLNNMQIGTSLFDEAGSKIVGEIMEKAKAKNVQIYLPVDFKIADNFDNNANTKFVTDEQGIPDNWMGLDAGPKSIENYKDVILTSKTVIWNGPQGVFEMPNFATGSIECLNLVVEVTKKGAITIVGGGDTASLVEQQNKKNEISHVSTGGGASLELLEGKELPGVLALSSK; encoded by the coding sequence ATGTTAGGCAACAAATTAAGCATTAGTGACTTAAAGGATATTAAGAACAAGAAGGTTTTAGTAAGAGTTGATTTTAATGTACCTATTGAAAATGGAATAATTAAAGATACGAACAGAATTACTGCTACGTTACCCACAATTAATCATTTAAAGAAAGAAGGAGCTtcgaaaattatattaatatctcATTGTGGTAGACCAGATGGTTTAAGAAATGAGAAATATACTTTAAAGCCAGTAGCTGAGACTTTAAAAGGATTATTAGGAGAAgaagtattatttttaaatgattgTGTAGGTAAAGAAGTTGAAGATCAAATAAATGCAGCAAAAGAAAATTCAGTTATACTTTTAGAAAATTTAAGATTTCATATTGAAGAAGAAGGTAAAGGTGTTGATGCTAATGGAAATAAAGTAAAAGCAAATAAAGAGGATGTAGAGAAGTTCCAAAATGATTTAACAAAATTAGctgatatttttattaatgatGCATTTGGAACAGCTCATCGTGCTCATAGTAGTATGGTAGGTGTTAAATTAAATGTTAAAGCATCAGGatttttaatgaaaaaagaattagaaTATTTTAGTAAAGCTTTAGAAAATCCCCAAAGACCATTATTAGCTATATTAGGTGGTGCTAAAGTATCAGATAAAATACAATTAATCAAAAATTTATTAGATAAGGTTGATCGTATGATTATTGGTGGTGGTATGGcatatacatttaaaaaagtCTTAAACAATATGCAAATTGGTACATCACTTTTTGATGAAGCTGGTAGTAAAATTGTAGGTGAAATTATGGAAAAGGCAAAAGCTAAAAACGTTCAAATATACTTACCTGTAGATTTTAAAATTGCAgataattttgataataatgcTAATACCAAATTCGTAACTGATGAACAAGGTATCCCAGATAATTGGATGGGTCTTGATGCTGGTCCAAAAAGtattgaaaattataaagatgTTATTTTAACATCCAAAACTGTTATTTGGAATGGACCACAAGGTGTTTTTGAAATGCCAAACTTTGCAACAGGTAGTATTGAATGTCTTAATTTAGTTGTTGAAGTTACTAAAAAAGGAGCTATCACCATTGTTGGAGGTGGAGATACAGCTTCATTAGTTGAACaacaaaataagaaaaatgaaattagTCATGTATCAACAGGTGGAGGAGCTTCACTTGAACTTTTGGAAGGAAAAGAATTACCAGGTGTATTAGCACTCTCAAGCAAATAA
- a CDS encoding pre-mRNA splicing factor, putative, whose amino-acid sequence MDSLDSLIKKKKEEIKEIKGNKRWFKQADLENQKNKEINNFYEKELKKKKIEEYERLKKLNDTLDEKHKKNNADVENEETNIEITLSNKQIIILLRQLKEPIRLFGETDLQRYNRLKELKINKNELKINEQNIFGDVLRGRLKENALDLIEDNIEDEIEKVSDKKDKNNSNVSISEKENNEKGKKIDKEKIILEWIKRTMKEWNEEIENTVDSKKKIKQATYLQTHKDLKPLEKKLKQKTLESDILDKIYNIVSCCQEKNFKAAHDAYMLLAIGNAAWPMGVTMVGIHERAGRSKIYASEVAHILNDETTRKYIQMIKRLLSFCQRKYCTNPSEAVNLSTIHI is encoded by the exons ATGGACTCGCTGGATAGtttgataaaaaagaaaaaagaagaaataaaag AAATTAAAGGAAACAAAAGATGGTTTAAACAAGCAGATTTGGAAAATCAAAAGAATAAAGAGATTAATAACTTTTATGAAAAagaactaaaaaaaaaaaaaattgaagaatatgaaagattaaag aaattaaatgatACATTAGatgaaaaacataaaaaaaataatgcgGATGTGGAAAATGAGGAAACAAATATAG AAATAACATTAAGTAATaaacaaattattatattacttCGTCAATTAAAAGAACCTATTAGATTATTTGGAGAAACAGACCTACAGag ataTAATAGATTGAAGgagttaaaaataaataaaaatgaattaaaaattaatgagCAAAACATTTTTGGAGATGTTTTAAGAGGAAg aTTAAAGGAAAATGCGTTAGATTTAATTGAAGATAACATAGAAGATGAAATTGAAAAAGTCTctgataaaaaagataagaaCAATTCAAACGTTTCAATAAgtgaaaaggaaaataatgaaaaaggaaaaaaaatagataaagaaaaaataatacttgAATGGATAAAAAGAACTATGAAAGAATGGAATGAAGAAATTGAAAATACTGTAGACAgtaagaagaaaataaaacagGCCACATATTTACAAACACATAAGGATTTGAAGccattagaaaaaaaattaaaacaaaaaac ATTGGAATCTGATATCcttgataaaatatataatattgtttcTTGTTgccaagaaaaaaattttaaagcTGCTCATGACGC atatatGTTATTAGCCATCGGAAATGCTGCATGGCCAATGGGAGTTACGATGGTTGGTATTCATGAACGAGCAGGAAGATCAAAAATTTATGCATCAGAg gttgctcatatattaaatgatgaaacaactagaaaatatattcaaatgatTAAAAG gttattatcattttgtcAAAGAAAGTATTGCACAAACCCATCTGAAGCCGTTAATTTATCTACAATTCATATATGA
- a CDS encoding glutamine synthetase, putative, which translates to MRSVSFSNNAELYEYINDKSNDVEIVAGIITNLLGTYFKCFFYVKEITLNKLENGFSFDASSIKLCSDTEVSDFIIKVDYSTCYLEECDGKNILNVMCDIKRYNGFDYYKCPRTLLKKTCEFVKNEGIADKVCIGNELEFFIFDKVNYSLDEYNTYLKIYDRESFSCKNDLSGIYGNNVVTKYEPHKDHMNNPNNEYLINDDSKKVKKKSGYFKTDPYDTSNIIKLRICRALNDMNINVQRYHHEVSTSQHEISLKYFDALRNADFLLITKQIIKTTVSSFNRTSTFMAKPLVNDNGNGLHCNISLWKDNKNIFYLNDPSTFFLSKESFYFMYGIVKHAKALQAFCNATMNSYKRLVPGFETCQKLFYSFGSRSAVIRLSLINYSNPSEKRIEFRLPDCANSPHLVMAAIILAGCDGIKSKEQPLVPFESKNNQFFISSIFSKYVQNPENFNILTHALEDYDSLHTINESPEFKNFFKCEEPQSISFSLTESLDALEKDHAFLTVNNIFTEEMIQEYIKFKREEISAYNKYVNAYDYHLYYDC; encoded by the exons atga GGTCTGTGAGTTTTTCAAATAATGCTGAACTGTATGAGTATATAAACGACAAAAGTAATGATGTAGAAATAGTAGCTGGTATTATTACAAATTTGTTAGGAACTTATTTTAAgtgttttttttatgtaaaggAAATTACATTAAATAAGTTAGAAAATGGTTTTTCGTTTGATGCATCTTCTATTAAACTTTGTTCAGATACTGAAGTAAgtgattttattattaaagtAGATTATTCAACATGTTATTTGGAAGAATGTGATGgaaagaatattttaaatgttatgtgtgatataaaaagatataatggttttgattattataaatgtCCAAGAACGTTATTAAAGAAAACATGTGAATTCGTTAAGAATGAAGGTATTGCAGATAAGGTTTGTATTGGGAATGAATtagaattttttatatttgataaGGTAAATTATAGTTTAGATGAATATAATACTTATTTGAAGATTTATGATAGAGAATCATTTTCTTGTAAAAATGATTTATCTGGTATTTATGGTAATAATGTTGTAACTAAATATGAACCACATAAAGATCATATGAATAATCCTAATAATGagtatttaataaatgatgataGTAAAAAAGTAAAGAAGAAATCTGGTTATTTTAAAACAGATCCATATGATACATCTAATATAATTAAACTAAGGATATGTAGAGCATTAaatgatatgaatattaATGTACAAAGATATCATCATGAGGTTTCAACAAGTCAGCATGAaatttctttaaaatattttgacGCTTTAAGAAATGCTGATTTTTTACTTATTAcaaaacaaattataaaaacaacaGTTAGCTCATTTAATAGAACATCTACATTTATGGCTAAGCCTTTAGTTAATGATAATGGAAATGGTTTGCATTGTAATATATCCTTATggaaagataataaaaatatattctatcTTAATGATCCTTCTACATTCTTTTTATCAAAAGagtctttttattttatgtatggAATAGTTAAACATGCAAAAGCTTTACAAGCTTTTTGTAATGCTACTATGAATTCATATAAAAGATTAGTACCAGGATTTGAAACTTgtcaaaaattattttattcctTTGGATCTAGAAGTGCTGTTATCAGGTTATCTTTAATAAATTACAGTAATCCATCTGAAAAAAGAATTGAATTTAGATTACCTGATTGTGCTAACTCACCACATTTAGTTATGGCTGCTATCATTTTGGCTGGTTGTGATGGTATAAAATCGAAAGAACAACCACTAGTTCCATTTGaaagtaaaaataatcaaTTCTTTATTTCTAGTATATTTTCGAAATATGTACAAAACCCAGAGaattttaatattcttaCTCATGCCTTGGAAGATTATGATTCCTTACATACTATTAACGAATCACCAGAATTTAAGAACTTCTTTAAATGTGAAGAACCACAAAGTATATCTTTTTCACTTACTGAAAGTTTAGATGCTCTGGAAAAGGATCATGCATTCTTAActgtaaataatatttttaccgAG gAAATGAtacaagaatatataaaattcaaAAGAGAAGAAATTTCcgcatataataaatatgttaacGCTTatgattatcatttatattatgattgTTAG